A genome region from Scleropages formosus chromosome 6, fSclFor1.1, whole genome shotgun sequence includes the following:
- the carm1l gene encoding histone-arginine methyltransferase CARM1 isoform X2 has protein sequence METPVKRDCFSVGLHFVSEDQEKGDIRVSEESGREELTLRAGGGDDEGDADFTVRNGDGVCVFKFSIGPETECCRVGTQSFLITLGCVSVLLCFRTRTEFNAFHTMLSTQSSLDKEQSAFDQRTDVSSARQYFQFYGCLSQQQNMLQDYLRTATYQKAILLNEVDFRDKVVLDVGCGSGILSFFAIQAGARKVYAVEASSVAKYTQMLVKSNHLSDRITVLAGKIEEVSFPERVDIIVSEPIGYMLLNERMLESYLHSKKWLKPRGMMFPTFSDLHLAPFTDEQLYMEHYARSSFWHQTSFFGIDLSSLHSAAVDEFFKQPIVDTFDKQILMAKSIKFSINFLEAKEEDLHRMEIPFVFQLLQSGLIHGLAVWFDVAFVGSRTTVWLSTSPSEPLTHWYQVRCLLQTPLFAKAGQTLSGTVLLVANKRQSYDIHLSAVVDQSGFKSGNTLDLKNPFFR, from the exons ATGGAGACGCCTGTGAAACGCGATTGCTTCTCCGTGGGATTACACTTTGTCAGCGAGGACCAGGAGAAGGGTGACATCCGCGTGTCGGAGGAGAGCGGGCGCGAGGAGCTCACTCTGCGCGCGGGCGGCGGCGACGACGAGGGCGACGCGGACTTCACTGTCAGAAACG GTGATGGAGTGTGCGTGTTCAAATTCTCCATTGGCCCGGAGACAGAGTGCTGCAGGGTGGGAACGCAGTCCTTTCTCATCACACTGGGCTGTGTCAGCGTACTGCTGTGCTTCAGAACCAGGACTG AGTTCAACGCCTTCCACACAATGCTGAGCACACAGAGCAGTCTGGACAAGGAACAGTCTGCCTTTGACCAGCGCACAGATGTCTCATCCGCTCGGCAGTACTTCCAG TTTTATGGCTGTCTGTCCCAGCAGCAGAACATGCTCCAGGACTACCTTCGCACAGCCACCTACCAGAAGGCTATCCTGCTGAATGAGGTCGATTTCAGAGACAAG GTCGTATTAGATGTGGGCTGTGGTTCGGGGATCCTGTCGTTTTTTGCCATCCAGGCCGGAGCGAGGAAGGTGTACGCTGTGGAGGCCAGCTCTGTGGCCAAGTATACCCAG ATGCTGGTCAAGAGCAACCACCTCTCTGACCGGATCACGGTTCTAGCAGGGAAGATTGAGGAAGTGTCCTTCCCGGAGAGGGTGGACATCATTGTGTCCGAACCGATCGGGTACATGCTGCTGAATGAGCGAATGCTGGAGAGCTACCTTCACTCCAAGAAGTGGCTGAAACCCCGGG GAATGATGTTCCCCACGTTCAGTGACCTCCACCTGGCACCCTTCACAGATGAGCAGCTCTACATGGAGCACTATGCCCGATCCAGTTTCTG GCATCAGACCTCCTTTTTTGGGATTGACCTGAGCAGCCTGCACAGCGCCGCTGTCGACGAGTTCTTCAAGCAGCCAATTGTG GACACATTTGACAAGCAGATTCTTATGGCAAAATCTATCAAATTCAGCATCAATTTTTTGGAGGCCAAAGAAGAGGACTTACATAG GATGGAGATCCCCTTTGTCTTTCAACTGCTCCAGTCTGGTCTGATCCATGGCCTGGCAGTCTGGTTTGATGTGGCCTTTGTGGGCTCCAG AACCACAGTGTGGTTGTCCACCTCCCCCAGTGAACCCTTGACACATTGGTACCAGGTACGATGTCTGCTCCAGACCCCTCTCTTTGCCAAAGCGGGTCAAACCTTGTCTGGGACAGTCCTGCTAGTGGCCAACAAAAG GCAAAGCTATGACATTCATCTGTCTGCAGTTGTTGATCAGTCTGGCTTCAAATCTGGCAACACGCTGGACCTGAAAAACCCTTTCTTTAGGTGA
- the carm1l gene encoding histone-arginine methyltransferase CARM1 isoform X1, producing the protein METPVKRDCFSVGLHFVSEDQEKGDIRVSEESGREELTLRAGGGDDEGDADFTVRNGDGVCVFKFSIGPETECCRVGTQSFLITLGCVSVLLCFRTRTEFNAFHTMLSTQSSLDKEQSAFDQRTDVSSARQYFQFYGCLSQQQNMLQDYLRTATYQKAILLNEVDFRDKVVLDVGCGSGILSFFAIQAGARKVYAVEASSVAKYTQMLVKSNHLSDRITVLAGKIEEVSFPERVDIIVSEPIGYMLLNERMLESYLHSKKWLKPRGMMFPTFSDLHLAPFTDEQLYMEHYARSSFWHQTSFFGIDLSSLHSAAVDEFFKQPIVDTFDKQILMAKSIKFSINFLEAKEEDLHRMEIPFVFQLLQSGLIHGLAVWFDVAFVGSRTTVWLSTSPSEPLTHWYQVRCLLQTPLFAKAGQTLSGTVLLVANKRQSYDIHLSAVVDQSGFKSGNTLDLKNPFFRYA; encoded by the exons ATGGAGACGCCTGTGAAACGCGATTGCTTCTCCGTGGGATTACACTTTGTCAGCGAGGACCAGGAGAAGGGTGACATCCGCGTGTCGGAGGAGAGCGGGCGCGAGGAGCTCACTCTGCGCGCGGGCGGCGGCGACGACGAGGGCGACGCGGACTTCACTGTCAGAAACG GTGATGGAGTGTGCGTGTTCAAATTCTCCATTGGCCCGGAGACAGAGTGCTGCAGGGTGGGAACGCAGTCCTTTCTCATCACACTGGGCTGTGTCAGCGTACTGCTGTGCTTCAGAACCAGGACTG AGTTCAACGCCTTCCACACAATGCTGAGCACACAGAGCAGTCTGGACAAGGAACAGTCTGCCTTTGACCAGCGCACAGATGTCTCATCCGCTCGGCAGTACTTCCAG TTTTATGGCTGTCTGTCCCAGCAGCAGAACATGCTCCAGGACTACCTTCGCACAGCCACCTACCAGAAGGCTATCCTGCTGAATGAGGTCGATTTCAGAGACAAG GTCGTATTAGATGTGGGCTGTGGTTCGGGGATCCTGTCGTTTTTTGCCATCCAGGCCGGAGCGAGGAAGGTGTACGCTGTGGAGGCCAGCTCTGTGGCCAAGTATACCCAG ATGCTGGTCAAGAGCAACCACCTCTCTGACCGGATCACGGTTCTAGCAGGGAAGATTGAGGAAGTGTCCTTCCCGGAGAGGGTGGACATCATTGTGTCCGAACCGATCGGGTACATGCTGCTGAATGAGCGAATGCTGGAGAGCTACCTTCACTCCAAGAAGTGGCTGAAACCCCGGG GAATGATGTTCCCCACGTTCAGTGACCTCCACCTGGCACCCTTCACAGATGAGCAGCTCTACATGGAGCACTATGCCCGATCCAGTTTCTG GCATCAGACCTCCTTTTTTGGGATTGACCTGAGCAGCCTGCACAGCGCCGCTGTCGACGAGTTCTTCAAGCAGCCAATTGTG GACACATTTGACAAGCAGATTCTTATGGCAAAATCTATCAAATTCAGCATCAATTTTTTGGAGGCCAAAGAAGAGGACTTACATAG GATGGAGATCCCCTTTGTCTTTCAACTGCTCCAGTCTGGTCTGATCCATGGCCTGGCAGTCTGGTTTGATGTGGCCTTTGTGGGCTCCAG AACCACAGTGTGGTTGTCCACCTCCCCCAGTGAACCCTTGACACATTGGTACCAGGTACGATGTCTGCTCCAGACCCCTCTCTTTGCCAAAGCGGGTCAAACCTTGTCTGGGACAGTCCTGCTAGTGGCCAACAAAAG GCAAAGCTATGACATTCATCTGTCTGCAGTTGTTGATCAGTCTGGCTTCAAATCTGGCAACACGCTGGACCTGAAAAACCCTTTCTTTAG GTATGCCTAG
- the pum3 gene encoding pumilio homolog 3 codes for MEANQKKKTWSARKGAKKPGQKGRASAGKPGKAGDSSAVEPGEKWPKKPHAGEKTKKFEKTSGKGAAQKLRRKKPTEGKFPQKRKFTPGKKNQEEGSEAKKPKWDEFKQKKKELKQVRQQNERKNNYHIITRAKQVWETVRRKDCDKGKRSKLMSELQELVRGKIKAIAFAHDSTRVLQCFIQFGNDQQRQEVFEELKDHLVELSKSKYARNIVKKFLMYGNKQQVGEVMRAFKGHVRQLLRHAEASSVVEYAYNDKAVLAQRLMLSEELYGNTFQVCKSTVCPTLDKVLESNPDRLDSIMDEMKQILMPMAQKEAVIKHSLVHKVFLDFFLFAPAKHRSEMIESIREAVVYVAHTHDGARVAMHCLWHGTPKDRKVIVKTMKTYVDKFAMGEFSYLVLLAAFDCIDDTKLVKQVIISEIIASLPDILGNKYGKKVLLYLLSPRDPAHFLPEIIQVLEKGDGNMYSKKDMAVRRRELLEAVSPPLLKHLCDHARTMVMDKACSVAVSDILGGAIGDLRPAMEAVADLATEDLVPGGADGELHIVEHPAGHLVLKWLIEQDAKMEASDREERFSRILLDQVGLDKLKTWVSVNRGGIVLCCLLQSADKDVSKELRSALKPMIPKLRKMENSKGVEVLLEKLAE; via the exons ATGGAAGCCAATCAGAAGAAGAAGACGTGGTCTGCGAGGAAAGGTGCGAAGAAACCGGGGCAGAAGGGCAGAG CCTCCGCAGGTAAACCAGGTAAAGCAGGAGACTCGTCCGCGGTTGAACCCGGGGAGAAATGGCCCAAGAAGCCGCACGCTGGAGAAAAGACTAAGAAGTTTGAGAAGACCAGTGGGAAGGGGGCCGCGCAGAAACTCCGGAGGAAAAAACCGACAGAGGGGAAGTTTCCACAGAAAAGGAAATTCACGCCTGGGAAGAAAAATCAGGAGGAAG GATCCGAGGCGAAGAAACCTAAGTGGGATGAGTttaagcagaagaagaaggagctgaaGCAGGTGCGACAGCAAAACGAGCGGAAGAATAACTACCACATCATAACCCGGGCAAAACAAGTGTGGGAGACTGTGCGGAG GAAGGACTGTGACAAAGGGAAGAGGTCCAAGCTGATGAGCGAGCTGCAGGAGCTGGTACGGGGGAAGATTAAAGCT ATCGCCTTCGCGCATGACTCTACCCGAGTGCTGCAGTGTTTCATTCAGTTTGGCAATGACCAGCAGAGGCAGGAGGTGTTCGAGGAGCTCAAAG atcATTTGGTGGAACTGAGTAAGTCAAAATATGCAAGAAATATTGTGAAGAAGTTTTTAATGTATGG GAACAAGCAGCAGGTGGGTGAGGTGATGCGAGCCTTCAAGGGCCATGTGCGGCAGCTCCTGCGGCACGCTGAGGCCTCCTCTGTGGTGGAGTACGCCTATAACGATAAAGCTGTCCTGGCCCAGAGACTCATGCTCAGCGAGGAGCTCTATGGCAATACCTTCCAGGTCTGCAAG TCCACAGTCTgtcccacactggacaaggttCTAGAGAGCAATCCAGATAGGCTGGACAGCATCATGGACGAGATGAAACAGATCTTGATGCCCATGGCCCAGAA GGAGGCTGTCATAAAGCATTCACTGGTCCACAAAGTGTTCCTTGACTTCTTCCTGTTTGCACCAGCCAAACACAGATCT GAGATGATCGAGTCCATACGGGAGGCAGTGGTGTACGTGGCCCACACGCACGATGGGGCCCGGGTTGCCATGCACTGCTTGTGGCATGGGACCCCCAAG GACAGAAAAGTTATTGTGAAGACCATGAAGACATATGTTGACAAGTTTGCTATG GGGGAGTTTTCCTACCTGGTGCTGCTGGCTGCATTTGACTGCATTGATGACACCAAGCTGGTGAAGCAGGTCATCATATCG GAGATCATCGCCTCCTTGCCAGATATCCTAGGTAACAAGTACGGGAAAAAAGTTCTTCTCTACCTCCTGAGTCCACGAGACCCTGCCCATTTCCTGCCAGAGATCATTCAGGTCCTTGAAAAGGGGGATGGCAACATGTACAG TAAGAAAGACATGGCAGTGCGGCGCAGGGAGCTCTTGGAAgccgtgtcccctccccttcttaAGCACCTGTGTGACCATGCCCGTACTATGGTCATGGACAAGGCCTGCAGCGTTGCTGTGAGTGACATCTTGGGAGGGGCTATTGGGGACCTGCGGCCTGCGATGGAGGCGGTGGCTGACCTTGCCACAGAGGACCTTGTGCCAGGCGGCGCGGATGGCGAG CTCCACATTGTTGAGCACCCCGCAGGCCACCTTGTGCTGAAGTGGCTAATAGAGCAGGATGCTAAGATGGAGGCCTCTGACAGAGAAG AACGCTTCTCCAGGATTCTGTTAGACCAGGTTGGCCTAGACAAACTCAAAACGTGGGTGTCTGTGAACAGGGGTGGCATTGTGCTCTGTTG TCTCCTTCAGAGTGCAGACAAAGATGTGTCCAAGGAGCTGAGGTCAGCCCTGAAGCCCATGATCCCTAAACTTCGGAAGATGGAAAATTCGAAAGGTGTGGAGGTCCTGCTTGAGAAGCTGGCcgagtaa
- the kcnv2a gene encoding potassium voltage-gated channel subfamily V member 2, translating to MLKIKGRRRSLFPNYKVGVPSQGANNNEDDHDLPFAKSSCVKQWNSMQELSRDIYDIHAEDEDDYDERLSPAMGLGSPSKNYMLNINVGGKVYQISYRAAARYPKTRIGRLATYTDHNRKLDLCDDYIVQNNEYFFDRDPDIFHCIFNFYRTGVLWIKDELCPRNFLEEINYWGVRIKNTHRCCRISFEERQDELNEQLKVQRELQAEVEIEENEELFRGMAFGQTRRVIWNLMEKPFSSVTAKLMAVASSFFVLVSLVAMTLNTVEEMQYQTAAGQRSGRTYGEYVETFCIAFFTVEFLLRLVSTPDLWHFCKSVLNAVDLIAILPLYLQVALEYFENEDYGRHDHDIETVGRVGKVGQVLRIMRLMRIFRILKLARHSTGLRAFGFTLRQCYQQVGCLFLFIAMGILTFSAMVYTVEHDVHKTNFTSIPHSWWWAAVSISTVGYGDVFPETHLGRLFAFACISFGIILNGMPISILYNKFSDYYNKLKSHEYTSSLKNRGKVRFTKRAVRKIGEYCEEVIRAH from the exons ATGCTGAAGATTAAGGGCAGGCGCAGGAGCCTATTCCCCAACTACAAAGTTGGTGTTCCAAGTCAAGGGGCCAATAACAATGAAGATGATCATGACCTTCCCTTTGCCaagagcagctgtgtaaagcaATGGAACTCCATGCAGGAGCTGAGCCGGGACATTTACGACATTCATGCAGAAGATGAGGATGACTACGATGAGAGACTAAGCCCAGCTATGGGGCTGGGGTCACCATCCAAGAACTACATGCTCAACATTAATGTGGGGGGTAAAGTGTATCAGATCTCATACAGGGCGGCAGCCAGGTATCCAAAAACCCGGATTGGACGACTGGCTACCTACACGGACCACAACAGGAAATTGGATCTCTGTGATGATTACATTGTCCAGAATAATGAGTACTTTTTCGACAGAGACCCAGACATTTTCCATTGCATCTTCAATTTTTATCGCACTGGCGTTCTCTGGATAAAGGATGAGCTTTGTCCCCGAAACTTCCTGGAGGAGATCAACTACTGGGGGGTTCGGATAAAGAACACCCACCGCTGTTGCCGTATCTCCTTTGAAGAAAGGCAGGATGAACTAAACGAGCAACTGAAGGTACAGCGTGAGCTGCAAGCAGAGGTGGAAATCGAAGAGAATGAAGAGTTGTTTCGGGGGATGGCATTTGGCCAAACTCGTCGGGTTATCTGGAACCTAATGGAGAAGCCTTTTTCCTCAGTCACAGCCAAGCTCATGGCAGTGGCCTCCAGCTTTTTTGTCCTGGTGTCCCTCGTGGCCATGACACTAAACACAGTGGAGGAAATGCAGTATCAGACAGCTGCAGGCCAACGAAGTGGACGGACCTACGGAGAGTACGTAGAGACCTTCTGCATCGCCTTCTTTACTGTTGAGTTCCTGCTGCGCCTGGTGTCCACACCAGATCTTTGGCACTTTTGCAAGAGTGTACTCAATGCTGTAGACCTGATTGCCATCCTGCCCCTGTACCTGCAGGTGGCTCTGGAATACTTTGAGAATGAGGATTACGGTCGGCATGACCACGACATTGAGACTGTGGGGCGAGTGGGCAAGGTGGGTCAGGTACTACGCATCATGCGGCTCATGAGAATCTTTCGAATCCTGAAGCTGGCTCGCCATTCAACGGGTCTGCGGGCCTTTGGCTTCACTCTGCGCCAGTGCTACCAGCAGGTGGGGtgcctcttcctcttcattGCCATGGGTATCCTCACCTTCTCGGCCATGGTCTACACAGTTGAGCACGATGTCCACAAGACCAACTTCACCAGCATTCCCCACTCCTGGTGGTGGGCGGCG GTGAGCATCTCCACGGTGGGCTACGGGGACGTGTTTCCGGAGACCCATCTGGGTCGGCTTTTTGCTTTTGCTTGTATCTCCTTCGGGATCATCTTAAACGGGATGCCCATCTCCATCCTCTACAACAAGTTCTCAGACTACTACAACAAGCTGAAGTCCCATGAGTATACTTCCAGCCTAAAGAACCGGGGCAAGGTTAGGTTCACCAAGAGGGCAGTTAGGAAGATTGGAGAGTACTGCGAGGAGGTCATTAGGGCACATTAG